Genomic window (Carassius carassius chromosome 36, fCarCar2.1, whole genome shotgun sequence):
AAATGTCTGCAAAAACACctgattaataattaattgtattgttttttttcactATTCATGACCATTCATTTGAGAACGGTTTTACTAATGCATGACtgcaaaaatgtaacatttatttatttttcacataaacataaaattattatttataaataaaataaaatgtatgtgtttatttttatattaaaatatttttgactatttgaaaaaataatatatacatttgtatataatataaaaaattataaaaatattactattacatAATAGAAAACTAATAGAAAATTCTGAATAATTAATGTAGTTAATGCaggttaatgtattatttataatgtatttaaagtaatattttttttcctttttttttaagacaaaataataactgtcattttaaaatagCAGTGTTAACTGTGTGTTTTAAAAAGCTCAACATTTGCACTTCCTGTGCGAGGGGCCACAAAATTGGACAGGTTTTGACATAAAAGACCTGCTCACACAGCAACTTTGTGACATAGACTACATTATTTTTCACGTTACATGCACTTGCATCATTCACTATGCTCTTAGTCAGtgcagtttgtttttatttttttaatagtctgGATGTTTGTGTGACAGCATACTgatgtttattcagctgcagAAAATGTACAATTCATCAGATTCATTAAGGAGTAATAAACGTAATAAATGTCTGGCTGTGATTACAGTATTGAACTGGGTATAAGTGGTGAAAAAATGTCACATTATTCTTAATGAACTTTTAATGAGTCTCAGCTTTGCaggacataaaaacataaaaatataagtaCTGTACAACATAGGGGATGATAAAGCAATGCGGTACACATGCATTCAGCACAAACACACCAGTAATGAGCCTCAGTCTTGAAGTATACCTGATTTTTGGCAGGAGTTTCTCATCTTGCACACACTGAAGGCCAAGCAGAGGGTCAACAGGCCGATGGCAGCAGCCAGAGATAGAGGCAGGATGGGAGGTGAAGGTGAATTTGAAGGGGAGCCGGTAGTCCCATTGGTTTGAGTGCTTTGGGCAGATGTACTAGCATTGCCTGTATTGATGTCAGCAGAAGAATTAGACAAGTAATCATTTAGAGATCATTTGTATTACACTGTATTATATGAAGTCATAAATGTCCACAACACGACCTGAATTATGCAGACACCTGCTTCTAATAAATAGGGTTGGCTACATCCCTTAAATCCAATGACATGAATCTTAATGCTATATGAAATGACAAAGACATGAATGAGTGGAATAAGTGTGGAAGAGGAATCTTACTTTGAGTTGTTGCCTCAGTACTGTGTTCACCTTTAACGACATTCAGGTATGTTTTTTGTCCCTCATATTCAATCAGAACTGGTATGTCCTGAATCGCTTTACAAACATAATCTCCGGCGTCATTTTTAACTGTATTTGTGATTTTCAGAAAGGAGCAGTTTTTATTTGAGGGCGTTTGATATAGCCGCTTTTCTTCTGGTATTCTTTCATTATGCTTATACCAAACtactttaacatttttgttttcttcttttgtattttTCCAGCAGCAGCTGATATTAATAGATTCTCCTTCATTCACAGTGATATTCAATGGGCTCTGAATCACAGACAGCTCCTCATATGAACCTGTGAGAGAAGCAAAAACACAAATGACAACATGCCATTGTGgagttctgtatttattttatttataaattaaataatataattgtatttatttattttatttgaaatatatatatatatatatatatatatatatatatactgcaaaaATCTATGCCATGTTACCTCAGAGACATCTccataatcaaattaaattaaaatgatcacaGATTACTTGCAAAGTGCATTACATTT
Coding sequences:
- the LOC132116981 gene encoding uncharacterized protein LOC132116981: MKCSSRLLCGLIMSCLCFRGSYEELSVIQSPLNITVNEGESINISCCWKNTKEENKNVKVVWYKHNERIPEEKRLYQTPSNKNCSFLKITNTVKNDAGDYVCKAIQDIPVLIEYEGQKTYLNVVKGEHSTEATTQSNASTSAQSTQTNGTTGSPSNSPSPPILPLSLAAAIGLLTLCLAFSVCKMRNSCQKSERVVIHQTPHSEGEEHENMEEEEGSTGSSRGSLQWYQVPVYWSYFDLQRGEDQ